One genomic segment of Ptychodera flava strain L36383 unplaced genomic scaffold, AS_Pfla_20210202 Scaffold_62__1_contigs__length_770838_pilon, whole genome shotgun sequence includes these proteins:
- the LOC139128630 gene encoding probable DNA double-strand break repair Rad50 ATPase, with translation MSSDNEDTVKAYKKRLESMKEAMGKQIDTLKEQNGFLSSELTASELEYKHQAKEFEDTIQQMTDTLKEEEKYISVLTDENAFLKRLVDSEQEKASHFEEVTQELVAAKAELDFYKKKFKNLQEELTPLKEKSRHIQPMSSETRTLDIITELTSEVNNLKREAETKEEIITSQKLEIEQLNDRVQKSQFMEKPWDNDVQLLEQLLSDKDQEIRAFQENNQFLVSQTQVNIAQNECSGQAAGDTIVDSQAATQSATNTIAVVCPSVSSITDGPLTCSDHLTGHCQKAKQPVQEYATASLFSEQLNSQGSSKKA, from the coding sequence ATGTCAAGCGACAATGAGGACACTGTAAAAGCATATAAGAAGAGACTTGAAAGTATGAAGGAAGCGATGGGCAAACAAATTGACACATTGAAAGAACAGAATGGATTCCTGAGTTCTGAATTGACTGCAAGTGAATTAGAGTACAAACACCAAGCCAAAGAATTTGAAGATACCATTCAACAAATGACTGACACattgaaagaagaagaaaagtatATTTCAGTCCTCacagacgaaaatgctttcctTAAGAGACTTGTTGACAGCGAGCAAGAGAAAGCTTCACACTTTGAAGAGGTGACACAGGAGTTGGTTGCTGCAAAAGCAGAGCTGGACTTCTataaaaagaaattcaaaaatttgcagGAAGAGTTGACACCATTGAAAGAAAAGAGTCGTCATATCCAACCCATGTCATCCGAGACGCGCACTCTAGACATCATCACTGAGCTGACATCAGAAGTTAACAATCTTAAAAGGGAAGCAGAAACCAAAGAAGAGATTATAACATCCCAGAAGTTAGAAATTGAGCAATTGAATGACAGAGTGCAGAAGTCACAATTCATGGAGAAACCATGGGATAATGATGTCCAGCTGCTAGAACAGTTGCTCAGCGATAAAGATCAAGAAATTCGGGCTTTCCAGGAAAACAATCAGTTCTTGGTTTCCCAGACACAAGTCAACATCGCTCAAAATGAATGCAGTGGTCAGGCTGCAGGTGACACCATAGTGGATAGTCAGGCAGCGACACAGAGTGCAACAAACACTATTGCAGTAGTTTGCCCATCTGTTTCATCAATTACTGACGGTCCTCTTACCTGCAGCGATCACTTAACTGGACATTGTCAAAAAGCGAAGCAGCCTGTTCAAGAATATGCAACTGCATCCTTATTTTCAGAGCAGTTAAACTCCCAGGGGTCATCCAAGAAGGCCTAG
- the LOC139128629 gene encoding uncharacterized protein — protein MEGATVKQEVNRVYTKPKKSAIAGKKKGPCFRCNREGHFAKDKDCPARSATCNKCHKVGHYASVCKTKQSTQSTRRKRDSDKVQPTVNKVTDNQEYVFIVDDKFKGDTMDVNVGGVMIADMLIDSGATCNIVNEDVWKSLKSQGIKCKTELTSKKLYLYATNKPFKLLGKYHAEAVLADNKTQMEVCVIKGAHGRSLLGRSSAEKLGVLKWVNKQIRLNRHISRTSTDNVLRA, from the coding sequence ATGGAGGGCGCCACTGTCAAACAAGAAGTAAATAGAGTTTACACAAAGCCAAAGAAGTCTGCAATAGCAGGTAAGAAGAAAGGCCCCTGTTTTCGCTGTAATCGGGAAGGTCATTTTGCGAAAGACAAAGATTGTCCAGCACGATCGGCAACGTGCAACAAGTGCCATAAAGTCGGACATTACGCAAGtgtttgcaaaacaaaacagagtACCCAGAGTACGAGACGTAAAAGGGACAGTGATAAGGTGCAGCCTACTGTCAACAAAGTCACAGACAATCAAGAGTATGTTTTCATAGTTGATGATAAATTCAAGGGTGACACTATGGATGTAAATGTAGGTGGTGTGATGATAGCGGATATGCTGATTGACTCTGGTGCCACGtgcaatattgtaaatgaagaCGTGTGGAAGTCATTGAAGTCCCAGGGTATCAAGTGCAAAACTGAGCTAACCTCGAAGAAGCTATATTTGTATGCTACAAATAAACCCTTCAAACTATTGGGCAAATATCATGCCGAAGCAGTACTAGCCGATAACAAGACACAAATGGAAGTATGTGTCATTAAAGGCGCACATGGCAGATCTTTGTTGGGTCGTAGCAGTGCAGAGAAACTAGGTGTACTGAAGTGGGTTAACAAGCAAATTCGATTGAATCGACATATATCTAGGACAAGTACCGACAATGTTTTGAGGGCCTAG